In a single window of the Eleginops maclovinus isolate JMC-PN-2008 ecotype Puerto Natales chromosome 6, JC_Emac_rtc_rv5, whole genome shotgun sequence genome:
- the acss2l gene encoding acyl-CoA synthetase short chain family member 2 like, whose protein sequence is MVVPESQEKMYYPPDDLKKDAHVPDFNSYLALYRKSLENPEAFWKEIADEFFWKKTAAGPLLQYNFDVTKGNIYVKCMEGAKTNMCYNVLDRLVREKNFGERVAYYWEGNSPDHHMAITYSQLLSQVCRCANVLKKMGVKKGDRVSIYLPMIPELVYAMLACARIGAVHSIVFAGFSSDSLCERIIDASSSLLVTADGVYRGEKLINLKQIADEALEKCREKGSSTVTKCLVIKHPALRTKSGAACNKLQTPWDSDCDVWWDDAMTDSPEECEPEWLDAEDPLFILYTSGSTGKPKGVLHTVAGYLLYTSLTFKYVFDHHHDDVYWCTADIGWITGHSYITYGPLANGATSVLFEGIPVHPHVGRFWEIIEKYKVTKFYTAPTAIRLLMKYGREPLQKYDLSSLRILGTVGEPINPEAWQWYHEVVGQGRCPVVDTFWQTETGGHVLTPLPAATPLKPGSATFPFFGVEPAILNEHGEELEGEAEGYLVFRRPWPGIMRSVYRNHERFENTYFKKFPGFYVTGDGCRRDKDGYYWITGRIDDMLNVSGHLMSTAEVEAALTEHPAVAEAAVVSRPHKVKGECLYCFVTLKDSREFNRTLQDELKRLVREKIGPIATPDFIQNAPALPKTRSGKIMRRILRQIARNEKDLGDLSTLADPKVVEELFSQRCEAAA, encoded by the exons ATGGTTGTTCCTGAATCCCAGGAAAAAATGTACTACCCTCCTGATGACCTGAAGAAGGATGCTCATGTGCCGGATTTTAACTCCTATCTGGCACTGTACAGAAAGTCTCTTGAGAATCCAGAAG CCTTCTGGAAGGAGATCGCAGATGAGTTCTTTTGGAAGAAGACTGCAGCAGGACCATTGCTGCAGTACAACTTTGATGTGACAAAAGGGAACATTTATGTCAAATGCATGGAAGGGGCCAAAACCAACATGTGCTATAATGTCCTGGACAGGCTTGTGAGGGAGAAGAACTTTGGTGAAAGGGTTGCCTATTACTG GGAAGGAAACTCACCTGACCACCACATGGCCATCACATACAGCCAGCTGCTGAGCCAGGTCTGCCGCTGTGCTAATGTTCTCAAGAAAATGG GTGTAAAAAAGGGAGACAGGGTGTCCATCTACCTTCCCATGATCCCTGAGCTCGTCTACGCCATGCTGGCCTGTGCAAGGATAGGTGCCGTTCACTCCATAGTG TTTGCAGGATTCTCTTCTGATTCTCTGTGTGAGAGGATCATCGATGCCTCCAGCAGCCTGCTGGTGACTGCAG ATGGTGTTTACAGAGGAGAGAAGCTGATCAACCTGAAACAGATTGCAGACGAGGCGCTGGAGAAGTGCCGGGAAAA AGGGTCATCTACTGTCACTAAATGCCTCGTCATCAAGCACCCAGCACTCAGGACAAAAAGTGGAGCTGCATGCAACAAACTGCAG ACTCCCTGGGACTCAGACTGTGACGTGTGGTGGGACGATGCGATGACAGACTCTCCTGAAGAGTGTGAACCCGAGTGGCTGGACGCTGAAGACCCGCTGTTTATCCTCTATACCAGCGGCTCCACCGGCAAACCCAAG GGTGTTCTCCACACGGTTGCCGGGTATCTGCTCTACACGTCACTGACCTTCAAGTACGTGTTCGACCATCACCATGACGACGTGTACTGGTGCACCGCAGACATCGGCTGGATCACCGGACATTCCTACATCACCTATGGCCCCCTGGCCAACGGAGCCACAAGTGTCCTA TTTGAAGGGATTCCAGTTCACCCTCATGTTGGCCGGTTCTGGGAGATCATTGAGAAATACAAAGTGACCAAGTTCTACACGGCGCCTACGGCCATCCGCCTGCTGATGAAGTATGGACGGGAGCCGCTGCAGAA GTATGACCTCTCCAGCCTGAGGATTCTGGGTACTGTTGGAGAGCCGATCAACCCGGAGGCGTGGCAGTGGTACCACGAGGTCGTCGGTCAGGGCAGATGTCCCGTGGTCGACACTTTCTGGCAGACAGAGACC GGAGGTCATGTTTTGACTCCTCTGCCTGCTGCCACGCCCCTGAAACCAGGCTCTGCT ACCTTCCCTTTCTTCGGGGTAGAGCCAGCGATCCTCAATGAACACGGAGAGGAACTGGAAGGCGAGGCTGAGGGTTATCTC GTATTCAGGAGGCCTTGGCCTGGCATAATGCGCTCAGTGTACAGAAACCACGAACGCTTCGAGAACACATACTTCAAGAAATTCCCGGGCTTTTATGTAACTGGTGATG gctgCAGGCGGGATAAAGACGGCTATTACTGGATCACAGGAAGAATAGACGACATGCTGAATGTGTCAG GCCACCTGATGAGCACAGCGGAGGTGGAGGCAGCGCTGACGGAGCACCCGGCTGTGGCGGAGGCTGCGGTGGTGAGTCGGCCTCACAAGGTGAAGGGAGAGTGTCTGTACTGCTTCGTCACCCTCAAGGACAGCCGGGAGTTTAACCGCACGCTGCAGGACGAGCTCAAGAGGCTGG TGAGAGAGAAAATTGGACCAATCGCTACGCCAGACTTCATTCAAAACGCTCCAGCACTCCCGAAGACTCGCTCAG GGAAGATCATGAGGCGAATCCTCCGGCAGATCGCCCGCAACGAGAAGGACCTGGGCGACCTCTCCACCCTGGCTGACCCGAAGGTGGTCGAGGAGCTGTTCAGCCAGAGATGTGAAGCTGCAGCCTGA
- the ndufv2 gene encoding NADH dehydrogenase [ubiquinone] flavoprotein 2, mitochondrial, protein MFLAAAVRSAVSQTARQVRSLHQSAARAGAGGIFVHRDTPDNNADTPFEFTEENKKRIDAIISNYPIGHKQAATLPVLDVAQRQHGWLPITAMNKVAEVLEIAPMRVYEVATFYTMFLRQPVGKYFIQICTTTPCMLCNSDSILEAIKTKLGIKVGETTPDKMFTLLEVECLGACVNAPMVQINDDYYEDLTPKDIDEIIDELKAGRVPPPGPRNGRFSCEPAGGLTSLTEPPPGPGFGVRADL, encoded by the exons ATGTTTTTGGCTGCTGCAGTTCGCTCCGCAGTATCGCAAACG GCGAGGCAGGTCAGGAGTCTGCATCAGTCTGCTGCGCGTGCAGGAGCTGGAGGCATCTTTGTG CACAGAGACACTCCTGACAATAACGCAGATACACCTTTCGAATTCACTGAGGAGAACAAAAAG AGGATTGATGCGATCATTTCGAACTACCCTATCGGACACAAGCAGGCAGCCACCCTCCCGGTGTTGGATGTAGCCCAGAGGCAGCATGGATGGCTCCCTATCACCGCCATGAACAAG GTGGCTGAGGTGCTGGAGATCGCTCCGATGCGAGTGTATGAGGTAGCGACCTTCTACACAATGTTCCTGCGTCAGCCCGTGGGAAAATACTTCATTCAGATCTGCACCACAACGCCCTGCATGCTCTGCAACTCAGACAGCATCCTGGAGGCCATCAAAACCAAACTGG GTATCAAGGTCGGAGAGACTACTCCAGACAAGATGTTCACGCTGCTAGAGGTGGAATGCCTGGGTGCCTGTGTGAACGCGCCGATGGTCCAGATCAATGACGACTATTAT GAGGACCTCACACCTAAGGACATTGACGAAATTATTGATGAACTTAAAGCAGGCAGAGTCCCACCGCCTGGGCCAAG GAACGGGCGTTTCTCCTGTGAGCCTGCAGGTGGATTGACTTCTCTGACAGAGCCTCCTCCAGGGCCAGGTTTTGGGGTCAGAGCGGACCTGTAG